A region of the Nitrospira sp. genome:
TCGTTGAGCGCCGCGAACAACCCACCCACCACGTGATCAACGTGTGCGTCTGGAAAGACGCCTACACAGGCCTGCATCAGGAGATACTTATGGAAGAGAAACACCTCGGCGCTGATACGAGAGTCATCTGCGGTCGGATCATAGACCCGAGCGAGCTCACGCAGCGCCTCCGCCGAGGACCCGGTCAAGACTGATCCAAGCAGCGGCATAATCCGCCTGCCTATGTCGAGATATTCAATGTCCGACAGCAACATCGTCGGATTTCCTTCACTATCCCCAGAAGACCCTCTCTTCGGCAGGAGACTCAAAATGGCTGTTCAGGAAGGCCGCAGCGAGTGAAGGGCCGAGGCATACCCTCTGGGGTATGTTGAGGGTCTGAACGATGCGAGAACGAAGCTGACGGACATTTTCAGTTTCCTGCTACTCGAGCACCACAGCCGTGCCGCTCGCACTCACCATCAACATGCTGCTGTTGGCACCGATCGTTTCATAATCGATATCGATGCCGACAATCGCATTGGCACCCAAGTTCTTGGCCTGCTCGCGCATTTCTCCAAGGGCGATATCCTTGGCCTTCCGCAATTCCTTTTCATAGGCCGCCGAGCGCCCCCCCACGATATCGCGGATCGATGCGAAAAAGTCACGAAAGATATTCGCGCCCAGAATCGCGTCTCCGGACACCAATCCCAGATACTTCACCGCCTTCTTGCCCTCAATATTATTTGTCGTTGACAGAATCATGTGCCCTCCTGTTTAAGGTGCGTTATCCTCTCATTCGATGAACCAATCACCAAGCCTTTCCTGCTTGTGGCCTCTATTCGTCGTGTATTCACGTGACCTTGTGCTTCTCCATATCGCCTCGGAGATATTCATTCAGCGGATCATCCGGGTTTCCCGATAGGCTCCGTTGAATCATGCCGTTGACGTCCGGCGCCATGTTCACCGGGTAAATATTGACGACTGGATGTTCGCGTCGATAGATACGGAACACCTCATCGGCAAAGGCTTGTCCGATTGAGGTGATGCCTTTAAAGTCCAAAATCACCTCTCGAAATTCGTCAATGCGAGCCATTAACCGCTTGGCTTGAGAACGAGAAATGAGCTGCTCTCCCTCGTATTTGAGCAGCACGAGAGGGATGTTGGTCTTTGAGAAGCCAAATTGGTCGAATTCTGCTCGATAGATATCAAAGATCTCCTTGGCCGTGTGACTGGCATTTGTGGCAATTTTCATCACGACCTCTGTGCCATCCTTTGGCGCTTCCTCCGATTCAAACAACCAATCATCCGTTCGTCGGAGCCTGATGAACAGCAACGTCCCCGAGGCGATGCTGCACTCATCAAACATTCGGGAGGTAAAGAAAATGCCTTCTCCTGTATGCTTGGCGGCATCAGTCGTGAGTTTCCCCTTGGCCAACTCCAGAATGGCATGTTGCGGGTCGCTGAGGTTGAGAGCTTGCTGAATCTTGTGGAAGATCCCGACTCCGTAATCGCGGATTGTAATGATGATGGTGGCCGCATCGCGGGAGACACTGATCGCCGCCGTGGTCGACTCAGAGTGGTCAATGACGTTGTTGACCATCTCCGTCACACCGTGAGCACAGATATCCAACACGTTGCTCGGCAGACCAAGCAGGTGCGGTTTCACATCACGAAGCCACACCTGGTCTTCCGTCAGCCCAGGAACAATCTGCAATTCTTTCTGATGACTGTTCAGAACCTTGAGGGCATAGCGCCTGGCCTTGGTCTTTCCTTCTGCTACCAAGAGGCTCACTTTTATGAGGGCCCCCAGGCGATTGACGATAGCGACCCGAGACAGACCGAACTTTTCAGCGGTAAGGCGACCGATGTCAGTCGGATGACTCCCGACATTGCGGATGATAAATTCTTGAATTTCTTGAGATGTTTTATTATCGACAGACACGAAACATCCTCTTACTATCATTTATAACAACATGTTATATTATTGTAAACATGGTTGTTACTATTTTTAACTTGCGGCAAGTTTCGGGAGGCGTCGGAGAGAAAAAAGCCGAATCTCGGGCTCATAATTGAAGAACCCTCAGCTCGCGCCCAATCGGCCACTGGCTTCGATGTGCTCCCCCAACGTGAATCGACGAGAACGAGGAAACTTATCAAGCTGCGGGAATCAGCCAGAGTAGCAGCTTGTGGCATGATTGCACCGCCTGCGGCACAGGCAACAACCAGATTCCTAGATCGATCACGCGTTCGACAGGCAGCGCCCCTGGCCCTCTCCGGCACCGTCACGCATGCTGTGCGAAGGCCTTCCTGTTGACAAGAGGCACACATCGTCATAATATTCCCAATGTGGAGAAATGGGACTATGCGTTCGATCCAGAGAAGAACACCTGGCTCATCCGGGAGCGCGGAATCAGCTTCGAACAGATCATCGCGCTGATTGAAAGCGGCCATCTCGTTCAGGTGCTGGAACATCACGACCGCGAGCGCTATCCCAACCAGCTTCTCTACGAAGTCGATGTAGGTGGATATATTTACGTCGTCCCAGTCGTCAGAGACCACCAGACACTGTTTTTAAAGACGATCTATCCAAGCCGGAAGGCCACGAGAAGCCGCGCGAAAGGACGCCCATCATGAAGAAGAAACTCGTGTTGGATCAAGACGAAGAACAGCTGATCACTGATTACGAACGCGGTGCTTTCAGGCCGGTCAAGAATCAGGACATGGCCAGAAAAGAAGCGATGGAAGCCGCCCGGCGCTACGTGCGCAAGGACGCCCGGATCAATATCCGATTATCGACCGCCGACCTTGAGCTGCTCAAGCAACGCGCCGCCGAAGAAGGCCTACCCTATCAAAGCCTGATCGCCAGCATCCTTCATAAATACGTCAGCCGCTCTGCGCCACAGACAAATTAACCAGTCGCCCTGAGTTCTTCGACTTCGCTCAGAACAGGCATGTCGAAGCCTGCCGTGAGTTCATCGAACCGGATGAACGGAGAGTTTTTCCGCAACCTGCTCGACCGCATTTCGAGGCGCTCTCCTAATGTGAAACGACGCGAGCGCGGGAATTCATCGAGCTGCGGAATCAGCCACAGCAACAGCTTGTGGCACGACTGCACGGCTTGGGGAACCGTCGGAGACATCACGTCACTCCACAACCTACTATCATGCGTTCGTACTGAGCTTGTCGAAGCATGAGCGGATGGGCTTCCCGCAGCTCCCTCGACCACATCTGACTACACTCGCCCAACGGACTCGGAGGCAAAGGGTCAAAGAACAAAGCGCACAGGGCTACGAAAGGTCCAGGGCAAGACGGAAGCCAAGGATGCCGTTGTCCCGGCTGTCGGCATTGCCTATGTCGTCCCGGGTCTCACGCAGGTGTACCGATCCGGCGCCCCGGTAGCCGGCATCGCACCCGTTCCGAAGAGAGACACGTGAGCTCCCCAGCCTGTAGTCCCAGGAACCGCCGCGGATCACGCGCCGGTCGCCACCCTTGTCGATACGCATGGTCTCCAGTCGTTCGGAGTTCCTGGTTTTGTTCACACACCATTCCCAGACATTCCCCATCATATCCAGCACACCCTGTTGCGTGGCCCCCTGAGGATACATCCCCACCGCCGTGGTCCGGTTCAGTCGGCTTTCATAGCTGTTGCAACGGGAACCATCCCGCCCGCCTTCCCACGGATATTCGCGCTCTGGATCTCCCCCTGTCGCCGCCTGCTGCCATTCCCACTCTGTCGGTAAACGAACCGGCTGGTCAGGCTGGTGGTGACTGAGCCACCGGCAAAAGGCAACGGCTTCGTACCAGGAGACTGTTTCCCGAGGAGCGTTAGCTTCGTGCCATGACGCGGTACACGCCTCCTCGCTCTGTTCGATGTCCTTCCACCACTCCTCATTTCGATAGCCATCCGTTGCTGTGATGAACGCCGCGAACTGCGCGTTCGTCA
Encoded here:
- a CDS encoding heavy metal-binding domain-containing protein, which gives rise to MILSTTNNIEGKKAVKYLGLVSGDAILGANIFRDFFASIRDIVGGRSAAYEKELRKAKDIALGEMREQAKNLGANAIVGIDIDYETIGANSSMLMVSASGTAVVLE
- a CDS encoding DUF4325 domain-containing protein, translating into MIVRGCFVSVDNKTSQEIQEFIIRNVGSHPTDIGRLTAEKFGLSRVAIVNRLGALIKVSLLVAEGKTKARRYALKVLNSHQKELQIVPGLTEDQVWLRDVKPHLLGLPSNVLDICAHGVTEMVNNVIDHSESTTAAISVSRDAATIIITIRDYGVGIFHKIQQALNLSDPQHAILELAKGKLTTDAAKHTGEGIFFTSRMFDECSIASGTLLFIRLRRTDDWLFESEEAPKDGTEVVMKIATNASHTAKEIFDIYRAEFDQFGFSKTNIPLVLLKYEGEQLISRSQAKRLMARIDEFREVILDFKGITSIGQAFADEVFRIYRREHPVVNIYPVNMAPDVNGMIQRSLSGNPDDPLNEYLRGDMEKHKVT
- a CDS encoding DUF4258 domain-containing protein, whose protein sequence is MEKWDYAFDPEKNTWLIRERGISFEQIIALIESGHLVQVLEHHDRERYPNQLLYEVDVGGYIYVVPVVRDHQTLFLKTIYPSRKATRSRAKGRPS
- a CDS encoding antitoxin, whose translation is MKKKLVLDQDEEQLITDYERGAFRPVKNQDMARKEAMEAARRYVRKDARINIRLSTADLELLKQRAAEEGLPYQSLIASILHKYVSRSAPQTN